Sequence from the Phragmites australis chromosome 11, lpPhrAust1.1, whole genome shotgun sequence genome:
gtcctcggcttcagcctcaTGCCAGGTCTCCcgttggcgctcgagggtgacgcgcgcgtcttcgacgCCCCTCtactcgttgaggtgcaagcggaggtcctgagctccggtagtggccaggggggcagcgctccgcttggagaccccccggccagtgcgaccgccacctgatgatgggccgaTCTTAGCTGCGCCGCGGTGTGAGgtagcgcgggaactttcggccagcacctggcggtgggccgtgccgactagggcggctacttcctggagctagcggccttccggggtttcccccgccgcctggactggcgggtgccttaggagagcttgcgccgcaagcagcgcactcccaggactggcctcgccgaaggcaaGCCTACGCCGcagcggcgcccggcgctgtccagacgtggatctggcggcaggagttgCGGCCACTTGctgggggttggatggtgcactAGCGACGGCAGCgccggccctgctgggcccagcgccatggtccccctgagaggggaacgccgtgcgtgcagatcATGGCTGCTGCTAGgaagcagcagcgactggggcctcctgagcgaggggctccatttcctcactggagctggagccagagcgccggagacgatggccaccagCCATTTTTCCTGtaggagaaaacaaacaaataaattcagggatgcaaccctcCCCTATCTGgagcgccagctgtcggagggttagctcatgtcgcagggatcctgagggacccctttttagagattcggccagggggatgattctgaatatgtttgctggagaaataaatggatgtgaatgcgatggctggtggggtggaatgatctaatgcagaaaagagtaaatgcactaggggtttagacaggttcgggccgtatggaggcgtaacaccctactcctgtgtggatgctataaatgccttgagaatgtctctcaggaatgtgctggttacgagaatgtctgtctatcctagagcctggggctccttgttcttcggtttctatgctcgtacgaaggtgttcttcgatctgtgtgtgCCTGTTGGCTCTGGGTGcgcttggacttctcgatcttctctacttccttaacttcttcaaccttGCAAAGCTTGCTgagctctttttttttagcctgtctttgtccgtgctgccggccgctttaaatacccgccggcggtagcgtgccctgaatgggagggcacgagttccaaggtgccataaatggaaaatgcgtcatcatagcctctacGCGAAGTGacgagggttgaaaacgcgccccgcacCCGGTCTTctgtcgtcatgatggcgctggcaacgggcgccgtggagagggcccaccgggcagccgcagagcggcccggcgtgcccgccccgtCTTGTTCGCTTGCCACAGTAGcgcggtagacggaacgcctcgggcctcgcgatgctatcccgaggcgcgccggatagcgcgggatgggacccgtgcatttaatgtccccacgcccttctgccagaatatggcaggaactgacaccgagcgtggcgggagcagttggaggtgacaggccacgcgcgctcttaaatgtggcctcaggcctttcaccggctgacacctcatcgctggacccctgtgggggccactgacggggggcttTCCTGTGtagtcggggaaccgagtgctcgggggtcactgttcaccttctcgagcactctctcccgagaacgacctttctcggtcctcggggaaccgagtgctcggggaccactgttcacggcccgagcactctctcccggtcttgactgtacggatcctcggggaaccgagtgctcgggggccgctgctcgcagccccgagcactctctcccggaacttccttcgttgggtcctcggggcactcgggtgcccggggggctactgctcgcagtcccgggcacacctctcccggtactcggttctactggtcgtcgggggacttaggtgctcgggggtcactgttcacctccccgagcactttcttcccggtcacttagtcttcgcagatcatcggggaacccgggcactcggggaccactgactgtggccccaagcgccctctcccgggacttagtcttttttacctcgtgGAGGTAACCCGCGgaatggcgccacgtggcggattgctgacctAGCCTCggaattcggggacccctgattcctgattcactgacagTCACCCAGTAGCAACATAACTCAAATTTGGGCCCCCTTAAATCTTTGTGTTGGATGGACTATTCTGTATTCATAGGGATTCAGTGCAATTACCGATAATAAACTATGTTTTAAGGGGTTGTTCGCGCATTACTATTCAGAGCTTGTTTTAGAGGATAGTTTCTTTTTTCTCATCGATTCATTCAGGTAATAGGACAGACTTACAATTACCATTATCATCAGTTTGATTTCCCTCCGCTGTTGCATGCAGTATGCCACTGCTGTCTCGTGCTATATATATGATAGGTTCATTTCATATATTAAACAAACAATAGTGTCAAGATAAGGATGCTTAAGTTAGCATCCATGGTCTGTGAAGCCATCATTTTGATGGCATGATTTGGTCGCGAAGGCTTGCATAAGTGTCATCAATTGAGGACAGTAGCAGAGCCAGGAAGAAACACGGAGAGGGGCTGCTGAGCTGGTGTCAATGCTAGGTGGACTACTGAGCTAGCGCTGAGCTAATACTGAACTGCTGGGCTCCTTATATTACATGGACTGAACCGTGCTGCAGCATCCCAGAACGGATCTAGATCTGCCGCTGATTGAGGGAACACCGCTGCAAGGGCACAAAACATTACTACACTCCAAAATGCTAAAACATATCTTTTGATGATTGGACTGGACAGTGAAGTACCTAATCCCTACTTTTCTTACAGTTTACTCTTCCCTTTCAGTACCCTTAATTACCCCCTATGGCCAGGTTACCTAAATATACATAAAAAGGACAATTAATCCTTATTAGGCCGTTCTTGGttcaaacaaaattaaatacaGTGATGAAATCATCTTATGTTAATTCTTATGAACGGAACAGACTTCCCCAGAACCTATCCAGAATCAATCTATGATCAGAGCTCAGAAGGGTGGCTCTTCCGAACGTTACAGTAGAGCATCGAGAATGTCTCTGAGGAAACTAACCACATGGAATGCATGGTGATATATCATAAATTGCCcataatttttttgttacaGAATGGTCAGTGTCTTGTTTAATGAAGTGACTGTGAACCCTCCTCCCTCAGAGTGTTATACTATGCATGAACTAATCATGTTTGGttagatggcattttcagatcCAACTGCTAAGAATCTGCACAGGCCAAATACCAATTGAGATTGAAGCAGGGACAACAGCACCAATTACTCGATCCTAGCTACATAGATTTCATCACATTATTAGCTTTTTGGGGAAATATATCTCATATTTTCAGGATGGCATACAGTAAATCATAGGAACCTGGGACTGGATATAGTTGGACAGAGAAGTTCCAAGTTCCTACTATTTTGCAGCACAGTTACCATGCTACCACCGCTTGAAAAATGGTGCAAGTATTCGTGAAAAATCCCTAAAAAATTTGAGAGCATCGAGAAAAAAAGAGCATCATTCCACAAAACTTCGATATTAAACTCggtttttttagataattgaaCAAATTTTCAGCCTCTACAAACAAACGGTGCACGCAGCCTCTACAAATCAACACGATGCAAATGATCAGGCATACAATTGGATAACTAGAGCAAGAATAGAGAGCAGTAGCAGCAGTGGATTGGGGTCAGAGAAGTAGAATTTGGGGGAGGCAGTCCGGAATTTGGAGAAGGCAGCACGGGAAGGAAGAGGTGGCCAACACCCTTCGGTTCTGTTCGTCGATATCCCTGCAACGGTATCGTCTTCTATAGTTGTTCTTTCCAACCAGATAGGTCACGATCCAGTTCAATTGTATATAGTTAGAGATATTTGACAGAACTCTTCTAATTTAAATTATCTGAAAGGagtgattttcaaaaataattttatagttgaaagtgattttttaataatttttaaaaataaactatgtaaaaaaataattctatgTGAAAAGTAAATTAAGTGAAGCTATTTTTTAGCTCCTATCATCTTAGGGTATGTTTGGCAAAGCTTCCAAAGCAGCTTCTTGGCTGGAATTAGGGAAACTCTGTCAAACAGCAGCTTTAAGCTTTTAGCTTCTTTAGTAGAATCCGTGAGAGTGATTAtgtgaaatgaactagaagctagagagctgaaaaaaacaaCTTCCTGATTCACTTCTCGCATAGAATCACTTTCTCCGTATAGTTTACTCTAGAGAATCACTAGAGAATTATTTTCAGCCACAAAATTACTTTCTTCAAAAAATCATTCTTTACAAGGAATTTAAATCAAAAGAACTCTGTTGAATAGAACTTAGTTTGTTTAAAAAATCACTCCAACAGATcttaccaaaaaataaaaaataaaagttaCTATTTAATAAGACTATCATAATTTCGTTATAGTAGCTACTTTGGTAGCTCTAGCAAACAGCCCTTAGAAAGCCCGTCTTGTAAGGCCCAAGTCTGTGACACACTACCACGCCTACCCCGTCGGAACGCGGCAATCGAAGCCCGCCATGCTTGCCAAGAAGTTCTCGTCGTACCACCTCGCCGCGGCGCTCCGCCGGGAGCCGGACCCGGCCGCCGCGCTCCGCCTCTTCCTCAGCCCGCCGACGGATGCCACACCCTCCGCCCCGTTCCGCTACTCCCTCCGTTGCTATGACCTCATCATCTCCAagctcgccgccgcgcgccTCTTCCCCGCCATGGAGTCCATCCTCTCCCGCCTCCCCGCGGCCGCCCCCAACATCCGCCCCCGCGAGCAACTCCTCTGCCGTGTCATCTCCGCCTACGGCCGCGCgcgcctccccgccgccgcgcgccgcgcctTCGCGCACCCCGCCTTCGCCGCGCCCCGCACCGCCCGCGCACTCAACGTCCTCCTCCACGCGCTACTTGCCTGCCGCGCGCCCCTCCGCGAACTCCTTGCTGTCTGCCGTGACGCCGCCATTCCGCCCGACGTGTGCACCTACAACATCCTCatgcgcgccgccgccgcgtccggcTCTCTGGAGCACGCGCGGCacctgttcgacgaaatgcTGCGGCGCGGTAGCGCCCCGACTGTCGTCACTTTTGGTACCATCATCGCCGCGATGTGCGAAGCTGGCCAGTTGGAAGAGGCCTTCGAGGTGAAGGAGGCGATGGTTAGGCGGTTCGACGTGATGCCAAATGCTCATGTGTACGCAAGCCTGATGAAGGGGCTCTGCGGGAGAGGGGATATTGATGCGGCGGTGAGGCTCAAGGAGGAGATGGTTGGAAACGCAGAAGTTAAGCTGGATTCAGCGGTGTATGCGACACTTGTACGGGCATTGTTCCGGGTAGGGCGGAAAGGTGAGGTTGTTGGTTTGCTTGAGGAGATGAAAGAGAGGGGGATTGTGGCTGATAGGGTGGTTTACAATGCGATGATTGCTGGGTTTTGTGAGGATGAGAAGGATCCAAATTCTGCATTTGCAGTGCTTGATGACATGCAGAAGCGTGGATGCAAGGCGGATGCAGTGAGCTATAATACGTTGGTTGCCGGGTTGTGCAAGTTGGCGCGGTGGCAGGATGCGAGTGAATTGGTTGAAGATATGCCAAGGCGGGGGTGCCCTCCGGATGTGGTTACCTACAGGATGCTCTTTGATGGGATGTGTGCTGCTAGGGAGTTTCATGAGGCAGATAAGGTTTTGGATGAGATGGTTTTCAAGGGGTTTGCACCGAGCAAGGATGGTGCCAGGAAGTTCGTTCAGGGGATTGAGAGGGAAGGAGATGCAGTGTTGCTGGAGTCGGTGTTGTGCCGGCTGGCAAAGGTGAAAGCTCTGGAGCCAAGTGGATGGGAGAAAGCTGTGGGTGGTGTGCTGCATGATCCTACGGTGCTGAGGATAGAGAAGCTGCTAGACTCTTTAAGATTTGCTTGATTAGATATCTTCATCGATTTGATCAATGCCGTTGTAGTTCTGAAAGAATGACATGCATAGTTTTTTAACTACAACGATGATGCACCTGCTGGACAAGGCTGCTTTGCAGTTACTCCTACGCAATCCAGGTTAGTACCTTGCTGAAAGGCTTCATGTTGTCTGTGACTGAGGAATATCAAGACAGGTATATGTATGGTTCTTTTGGATTTTCTTGTATGCTTCTGAAGATATTATACTGGGAGTACTCTATTGACTTTTCGTTCCCTTATTGACCACAGTATGATTGTGTTCTAATGCTTGTTGTCATTTCTACAGGTTTTGTGTACGGTCTCTTCTGTAAAGAAATCCATTCAGAGTAGTCAAGGTGAACTAGTATGTATGACAGCAGAAGACGATAGtactagtttttccttctccaaaaTATCGCACATTTATGTTACTTCGCAGTTGGAAGGGGGATAATTTACAAGAAAAAACAAGTGCAAAGAGATAAGGGGAAAAGAAGAGCATGACATGCGCAACAGACCTACAGTCCTCTTTAGTCAATTTCGGTGCCTTAAAAACTAGAATGTTCAGTCTGAGATGGATGACTGGTTGTTTGTAACAGAAGAATCATTGCTGAGAAAGATTTCAAGGGATGCTAGATTACTCAATTTGTACATTGGAAACTCAACAAGTTTGTCAATTTTATGAAGCAGCTTTTTGTCTATGAGCCAGATGTGGTTTTTGTCTTATGATCCAAGATTATGTGGCGTGGAATTCTTTTATTCAATGGCTGCCAAGTAAGATGTAGGCATATTGTACTGTAAATTGAAATAGAATATAATATACATAATTTTATTGGATTATCTTTTATTCAGCTTCTGCTTTCTCTgtctaggttttttttttttttttttttggaaatgtTCTCTGTGTAGTTTTCGTGTCATAAAACATGTGTTTTTCACTTGGACTTGTCAACTCGTTTGTAGATGGGAATGCTCTCTTGCACAGGTCAACAAGACCAAAAGCCATGTCCTTATTTATAACGTGAGAATGTCATCGAATTCTGTGAGAGttacattttttttgttgaattccTGTTTTTCAAAATCCAAACATGACCGATATTTGTTGCCTCAACAAAGGGAGTGGGAGGGCAGTCCAATCAATCTTGGACGTCCGATCTGAAACCGATGGAGC
This genomic interval carries:
- the LOC133885926 gene encoding putative pentatricopeptide repeat-containing protein At1g53330; translation: MLAKKFSSYHLAAALRREPDPAAALRLFLSPPTDATPSAPFRYSLRCYDLIISKLAAARLFPAMESILSRLPAAAPNIRPREQLLCRVISAYGRARLPAAARRAFAHPAFAAPRTARALNVLLHALLACRAPLRELLAVCRDAAIPPDVCTYNILMRAAAASGSLEHARHLFDEMLRRGSAPTVVTFGTIIAAMCEAGQLEEAFEVKEAMVRRFDVMPNAHVYASLMKGLCGRGDIDAAVRLKEEMVGNAEVKLDSAVYATLVRALFRVGRKGEVVGLLEEMKERGIVADRVVYNAMIAGFCEDEKDPNSAFAVLDDMQKRGCKADAVSYNTLVAGLCKLARWQDASELVEDMPRRGCPPDVVTYRMLFDGMCAAREFHEADKVLDEMVFKGFAPSKDGARKFVQGIEREGDAVLLESVLCRLAKVKALEPSGWEKAVGGVLHDPTVLRIEKLLDSLRFA